The Deltaproteobacteria bacterium DNA segment TATACCGCTGCCGCTTACCTTTGGGTTCACGTCAGCTGCGCCTGTAAAGACCCTCTTTATGCCTGCCGTAAGGATTGCGTCGGTGCAGGGCGGCGTCTTGCCAAAGTGGTTACACGGCTCGAGCGTGACGTATAAGTCCGCTCCCTTTGCCCTTATGCCGGCGTCCCTTATTGCCTCGACCTCTGCATGGGGAAGTCCTGCCTTCTTATGATAGCCCTTGCCAACAACCCTGCCTGCCCTCACCACCACCGCGCCAACTGCCGGGTTAGGGCTCGTTCGGCCAAGCCCCTTTATAGCCAGCTCCAGGGCCTCTCGCATGAACTCAACAGGTGCGGCAATGCGCGTCAAGACTACTTCTCCCCGCGCCTTTGTTTATCTTTATTTTCAATAAGTTGCATCATTTCCTTCATAAACTCGCTTATATCCCGAAACTCCCTGTAAACAGAGGCAAAGCGCACGTACGCTACCTCGTCCAGGGCCTTTATTTCACTCATCACAGCCTCGCCAACAGCGGTACTCGGCACCTCTTTTTGCCCTGCCTCGACAAACTTTTTCTCTATCCTGTCGACTATGCCGTCTATTGCCTCTGTGCTAACAGGCCGCTTCTCAAATGCCTTTTTAAGCCCGGAAAGTATTTTCATCCTGTCAAACACTTCCCTTGTGCCGTCCTTCTTAACGACAAACGGCAGCGTTTCCTCCACCCTCTCATAGGTGGTGTAACGCTTTGCGCAGCCAAGACACTCTCTTCTTCGCCGCGTAACGTCGCCGTCTTGCGAGAGCCTTGAGTCTATGACCTTATCTTCCAGATGCGAGCAAAATGGACACTTCATAGGATTTAATAATACATTGAAATATGAGGAAAAACAAGAGGTTTGTATAGATGCGTTGCCGTTGGCATGACACCATGCCAACGGCTCAAAAAAGACGCCTTAATAGTCCCTGCGGCCCCGGGTATCGTAGTCCTTAGCGTGTGTATCGGAAGGTTCTTCGATAAAATCAACAGCCTCTGGCAAGTCGTCTGTATCTGCCTGAGCCGTTGCTGACTTGGCAACATCAGGGCCTGCTTTCTTTATACGGCGCACAAACTCATCAACTATCGTATATGCCGCAGGGATAACAAATAGCGTAAGGAATGTGGATGTCATTACGCCGCCGATTGTGGCGATCGCCATCGGAGACCTTGATTCGCTTCCCGCGCCAAAACCGACTGCCGTCGGAAGCACGCCGAATATCGTCGAGAATGCCGTCATCAAGATAGGCCTTAGCCTTATGGGCCCGGCCTTCCTGAGTGCTGCGTACATCTCCATGCCCTCGCTTCTTAGCCTGTTCGTGTAATCTACGAGTATAATGGAGTTCTTCGTAACAAGCCCTATTAGAAGCGTTATGCCAATCATGCTGTAAATATTCACCGTATTGCCTGTTACAAAGAGAGCTCCGAGCGCTCCGATGATGCTAAGCGGGAGCGCGAGCATAACCGTAAACGGATGCGCGAAGCTCTCGAATAGAGATGCAAGCACCATGTACGTTATGACAGAGGCAAGGAAAAACGCGAATATCATGGAGAAAAACGTCTCCTTGAACTGCTCTGCTCCTCCGCTAAGCCCGGTCGTAAAGCCCTCGGAAGGGAGCACCTCCTTGGCTATTTTATCAAGGTCGGCGATTGCGGAGCCAAGGGTCTTGCCCTTCTCGA contains these protein-coding regions:
- the nrdR gene encoding transcriptional regulator NrdR, with amino-acid sequence MKCPFCSHLEDKVIDSRLSQDGDVTRRRRECLGCAKRYTTYERVEETLPFVVKKDGTREVFDRMKILSGLKKAFEKRPVSTEAIDGIVDRIEKKFVEAGQKEVPSTAVGEAVMSEIKALDEVAYVRFASVYREFRDISEFMKEMMQLIENKDKQRRGEK